The Deinococcus hopiensis KR-140 sequence GGAGCAGCTGACCGCCGACCAGCAGGCCCGCATCACGGCCCTGGAAGAACGCATCAGCACCCTGAGCGGCGGTGCCGCCAACGCGGACGTGGCGGCGCTGACTGCCCGCATCGACGCGCTGGAAGCGGCTGTGCGCAACATCCCGGCGGGTCCTGCCGGTGCAGCGGGCCCGGCGGGTCCTGCCGGCCCGGCGGGTCCTGCCGGTGCAGCGGGCGCGGCGGCCGACACGGCCGCGCTTGAGGCCCGTATCGCGGCCCTGGAGCAGCGCGCGACCACAAGCACCACCACGAGCACCACCGCCACCGTAACCACCACGCCCGACACGACCGCCACCACGACTCCCACCACCGTCGTGATCGGCGACACCGCCCCCGTCGCCAACGCCGACACCCGCGGCAACCTGTACGCTGGGGTCAGCGGCAGCGCGAGCAGCGGCAGCTGCATCGTCGGCACCCGTACGGTCAACTACTGCGTCGGCTTCGGCGGCATGGTCGGCAGCACCCAGGTTATCGGGCCCTTCGGTGCCCGCGTGGCCGCCGAGTACAAGCCCGGCCGCGGCGCGGTCTCGGCCGACGTGAACGCCACCTACCAGCTGGGCACGGGCACCAACCTGCAGCCCTACGTGGGCGTGGGTCTGGGCATCACCAGCAGCCGTACCCGCACCACGGGCGCGACCAACAACGTCACCGACACCTACGCCAACGCGCTCGTCGGGGCTGACTTCCAGCTCACGCCCTCCATTGCCGCCTTCGTCGAGGGCAGCGGCCGCTACTACCTGAGCAACAAGGGCGTCGGCGCGCTGAACACCGGCACCGAAACCCGCGGCTTCGTCCCCGCCGTCAAGGCCGGCCTGAAGTTCTACTTCTAAGTCTCTCCCCGAGGCAGGCTCCCCATGTGGGGAGCCTGTTTTTTTGATTTGTCCTTAGTTTTCGGGCGTGAGGCCCGGCGAACTTTCGATGCCTTTTGCCCCGTTCCCCGGCCGTGACACGCGCTAGACTGTTCGCCTATGCGACTCGTGGGCTTCGTTCAGGTGTT is a genomic window containing:
- a CDS encoding S-layer homology domain-containing protein, which encodes MHKSLMIASTLALSLGAASAQTDTNTTTTQTTTTATPAQTVTFTDVPAGHWAKDAVDLIVQRGLIQGFPDGTFRGNENLTRYQAALIFYRLLQSGALSSGSLTQADLTTITNGMQEVSTELAAVSSRVTDLEQLTADQQARITALEERISTLSGGAANADVAALTARIDALEAAVRNIPAGPAGAAGPAGPAGPAGPAGAAGAAADTAALEARIAALEQRATTSTTTSTTATVTTTPDTTATTTPTTVVIGDTAPVANADTRGNLYAGVSGSASSGSCIVGTRTVNYCVGFGGMVGSTQVIGPFGARVAAEYKPGRGAVSADVNATYQLGTGTNLQPYVGVGLGITSSRTRTTGATNNVTDTYANALVGADFQLTPSIAAFVEGSGRYYLSNKGVGALNTGTETRGFVPAVKAGLKFYF